ACAACCTTAATTATAGAATATGAAAGGTAGTTGGGAGTTTGTTTGTACTATTCCTATGTAATGATTAGTGTAAAAAGGAATAGGTGAATATTAACATTCGATTAACAGCTAATTAACAATCTATCAAAACTGACTTAATAAATGCGTAATATAGTAAAGGTAACAAAATAACTAGGGTAGAGAACATTTGAGAACACCCGCTTACATATAACGTGCTACTTTCTTAGGTGTGCTCTATTCCCTAGAGTTCAAATAAGGAGAAAGGCGTTCTATGTAAGTAGGTGTTTTTAGTTTGGATAAAAATAGAAAAGCTAGGTGGAATGAATGTTTAAGGAACCTTATATTGCGATGATAAAGGATTGGAAAGGATACAACACATACAAAAAGTTACCGAAAACAGTTTTTCTTATGACCGGTTCAATGCTGGAATTACCAGAGCGTGTATATGAATTACAGAAACATGGACATGATGTCTTTCTTCATTGTGATTTTATACAAGGTTTAAATACGAATACAGAGGAAGCACTTTCGTATATTCAAGACGTTATCGGAGCACAAGGCATTATTTCAACAAAAGGATCGACAATTCGAAATGCCAATAAAATTGGATTAAAAACGATCCAACGTATTTCTATTGTCGATACTTTATCTCTTACAAAATCAATTGAAAATTGTAAAACGACTAAACCGAATGCAGTAGAGATTATGCCTGGTATTATGCCTTCAATTATTAAGCAGTTAGCAGAGGAAATAGAATTTCCTATCATTGCAGGCGGATTGATTCAAACGCGAGAAGATGCAGAAATTGCTATTCGTTCGGGAGCGAGCGCGATTTCGACGAGTCACTATGAAGTATGGATACAAGAAGAAAAAAGGAGTGCAATCTTGTGATTGAATTGAAAAATGTTTCAAAGGTATATCAAAATGCAGAGGAGACAGCGGTTAAAGGTGTATCGGTTCATATTAAGAAGGGAGAATTTTTTGTTTTAGTTGGCCCTTCAGGATGTGGAAAAAGTACATTATTAAGAATGATTGCTGGTTTAGAAGAAATTTCTTCGGGGGATTTAATTATTAATGAACGTGTTGCAAATGATTTAGAGCCGAAAGATCGTAATCTATCAATGGTATTTCAAAATTATGCACTATATCCACACTTATCTGTAGAAGAAAATATTTTATTCGGACTTAAGGTAAGGAAAGTACAAAAAGAAGAGCGACAAAAGAGATTAATGGAAGCTGTGGAAATGGTAGGACTGAAAGAGTATGTGAAAATGAAACCAGGCCAATTATCAGGTGGACAAAGACAGCGTGTTGCGCTTGCTAGGGCGATTGTGAGTCAAGCGCCGATTTGTTTAATGGATGAACCACTTTCGAATTTAGATGCGAAATTACGTGCGCAAATGAGGATTGAAATTAGAGAAATTCAGCAGCGTTTAGGAATTACAATGATTTACGTTACTCACGATCAAATAGAAGCGATGACTATGGGAGATCGTATTATGGTCTTAAATAAAGGAAGCGTACAGCAAGTTGGAACACCGCTTGATATATATAACAAACCAGCGAATGAATTTGTTGCAAGTTTTATAGGGTCTCCTTCGATGAATATGAATGATGGAGAAGTAGACGAAGAAAAAGGTGTATTACATATAGGGCAATTGCAAATCCCATTATCTATTGGACAATTAAAGCAATTACCAGCAGGAACTGTTCGAGTAGGCATGCGTCCAGAACATATTGCATTGTCCGAGGAAGGACAAGAAGTTACATTGCAATCTGTAGAAGTGTTAGGGAATGAATCTATATTAAACTTCGTGATAAACGGAACAACTTGGAGTGCGAAAGTCATCGGACAGTTACTCCTGAATAAAGGTGACAAAGTAAAATTATTATTCTCGGAAGAAAAGTTATGCTTCTTTCATCAAAACACGAATGAACGCTTAAAAGTGGTAGCTGAAGAAGAGTTGAAAGTGGTGGCGAAATAATGATCGAAGTGAGTAAGTTACCGGTTCAAACAAAAGTATCAAAAAAGAAAAATTTATGGGGGAGAACAAAAGATTTAAGAATAGGATTATTGTTTTTGGCGCCATCTATTTTGCTATTTTCAATTTTTCTGTTCTATCCATTGTTTAGGACGATTTACTATAGTTTTTATTTAACCGATATACATGGAGAAGCTAATCTTTTCGTTGGCTTAGAAAATTATCAATATTTATTCTCTAATCCTGCCTTCTACAAAAGTATAAAATCAACTTTACTATTTGTTTTATATACAGTGCCTACGAGTATTATATTTGCTTTGTTTCTTGCATTGATTGCAAACGGAAAGGTAAGAGGTATTGGGTTATTTCGAGTTCTGTTTTCTTCGACAATGGGAATATCAGTAGCTGCTAGTGCAGTGATTTGGTTATTTTTATTTCATCCAAGTGTCGGGTTATTCAATAATATATTAGCTTCTATGAATCTTCCTGCAATTGCATGGTTAACGAGTCCGGACTGGGCACTATTCTCTGTATCAGTTACAACGGTTTGGGTGAATACAGGATTTGCATTTTTAGTTATATTAGGTGGTTTACAAAATATTGATACGTCTTTATATGAGAGTGCATCTATAGATGGTGCAAGTTATCTATATAAGCTTCGTCGTGTTACATTACCGATGCTATCACCAACTTTATTCTTTATCGTGACAGTAACGTTAATTAGTGCGTTCCAAAGCTTTGGACAAATTGATATTTTAACGCACGGTGGACCGAATGATGCAACAAATTTAATTGTATATTCGATTTATAAAGAGGCATTTGTAAATCATCAATTTGGGACAGCAAGTGCACAAGCGATGGTACTATTTGTTTTCATTTTCATTGCTACATTACTTCAATTTAAGTTTGCTGAGAGAAAGGTGCATTATAAATGATTGTTAAACAGTGGAAACAAAATTTCCTGCTATACATGCTGCTCATAATTAGTGCAGTAATGGTATTTTTTCCTGTGCTATATGCGTTTTTAATAAGCTTTATGACACCAGACGATATTCAAATGAGAAGGATATTTCCAACTCAATTTACTTTTGATAATTTCATTAATATTTTTCAGAAAGTACCACTTTTTGCATATTTATACAACAGCTTAGTTGTATCGACAGTTGTTATGATTGGACAACTTATCGTGTCAAGCTTAGCGGCGTATGCTTTTGTCTTTCTTCAGTTTAAGGGAAGAAATCTTATTTTTTTCCTGTTTATTTCAACGATGCTTATTCCGTGGGAAGCAACGATGGTACCTAACTTTTTAACGATTCAAAACTTTGGCTGGATCAATAGTTTCGCTGGGATGACAGTGCCGTTTTTTGCAACAGCTTTCGGTATTTTCTTGTTACGCCAACATTTTATGACACTTCCAAATGAACTGAAAGAAGCTGCTTTTATTGAAGGGATTGGAAATGTAAGGTTTTTATTCAGCGTTGTAATTCCATATTGTAAAACGAGTTTTATTACG
This genomic window from Bacillus anthracis str. Vollum contains:
- a CDS encoding carbohydrate ABC transporter permease, whose translation is MIVKQWKQNFLLYMLLIISAVMVFFPVLYAFLISFMTPDDIQMRRIFPTQFTFDNFINIFQKVPLFAYLYNSLVVSTVVMIGQLIVSSLAAYAFVFLQFKGRNLIFFLFISTMLIPWEATMVPNFLTIQNFGWINSFAGMTVPFFATAFGIFLLRQHFMTLPNELKEAAFIEGIGNVRFLFSVVIPYCKTSFITLGVYSFLTTWNMYLWPLLVTTDETVRTVQIGVKQLQSQEVATDWGSVMAGVTVIVIPTLILLFLGQKQLQQGLTKGAIK
- a CDS encoding ABC transporter ATP-binding protein, encoding MIELKNVSKVYQNAEETAVKGVSVHIKKGEFFVLVGPSGCGKSTLLRMIAGLEEISSGDLIINERVANDLEPKDRNLSMVFQNYALYPHLSVEENILFGLKVRKVQKEERQKRLMEAVEMVGLKEYVKMKPGQLSGGQRQRVALARAIVSQAPICLMDEPLSNLDAKLRAQMRIEIREIQQRLGITMIYVTHDQIEAMTMGDRIMVLNKGSVQQVGTPLDIYNKPANEFVASFIGSPSMNMNDGEVDEEKGVLHIGQLQIPLSIGQLKQLPAGTVRVGMRPEHIALSEEGQEVTLQSVEVLGNESILNFVINGTTWSAKVIGQLLLNKGDKVKLLFSEEKLCFFHQNTNERLKVVAEEELKVVAK
- a CDS encoding carbohydrate ABC transporter permease is translated as MIEVSKLPVQTKVSKKKNLWGRTKDLRIGLLFLAPSILLFSIFLFYPLFRTIYYSFYLTDIHGEANLFVGLENYQYLFSNPAFYKSIKSTLLFVLYTVPTSIIFALFLALIANGKVRGIGLFRVLFSSTMGISVAASAVIWLFLFHPSVGLFNNILASMNLPAIAWLTSPDWALFSVSVTTVWVNTGFAFLVILGGLQNIDTSLYESASIDGASYLYKLRRVTLPMLSPTLFFIVTVTLISAFQSFGQIDILTHGGPNDATNLIVYSIYKEAFVNHQFGTASAQAMVLFVFIFIATLLQFKFAERKVHYK
- a CDS encoding glycerol-3-phosphate responsive antiterminator, with the translated sequence MFKEPYIAMIKDWKGYNTYKKLPKTVFLMTGSMLELPERVYELQKHGHDVFLHCDFIQGLNTNTEEALSYIQDVIGAQGIISTKGSTIRNANKIGLKTIQRISIVDTLSLTKSIENCKTTKPNAVEIMPGIMPSIIKQLAEEIEFPIIAGGLIQTREDAEIAIRSGASAISTSHYEVWIQEEKRSAIL